Proteins from one Anopheles nili chromosome 2, idAnoNiliSN_F5_01, whole genome shotgun sequence genomic window:
- the LOC128731308 gene encoding neurogenic protein mastermind, with protein sequence MDAGGLPVFPGANQANHLNNLHLQQQQQQQSQHHQLSLQQQQQMQLLNNHNLHQQQQLPQQLLQQHQLQQHHQQQPLQQLSQSGEVPQKRQAVFDRLKRRIETYRRRQTDCTPRFEQTYSGICEQQSLETTALQKKYLEQKNKRSLKKTEKKQAELQQQQQPTLSGNLQSSVHVQQKFLKRSADDIDSASDSYEPPVKLQHNGSENLTKFSVEIVQQLEFTTSAANSQPQQISTNVTVKALTNASVKSEGPTGNVGSGSGVGGTGGANGMPGQQQQSTSNPTPSPHMHDLGNIVDFKQEPENEFADLSAALEKDAAANGHFPGLSDFIGDDTNDESDTFKDLISDLSDFQSDFLDFEEKPQPTMQQSQGHQQQSSHSQQSQMQTQLQQSQQQQQHQQTQQNQQQHQSHQQLLQSQQTQQHMQQQHHSSHHQLQHQQMHHQHSQQQSQPQQQQSHTGAGQQMVQALQQQQHCRTHPQQHSQQLQQHLQQQLQHQQIEVKQETCIKQEHPSPGLLDNMGLKRGGPLPPHQQQSQQQQQYSNAFVDGISSSGSGTGTAGSITKQRTGAGYGNAQNGPISELSPAAQTLKHMAEQHQHKNAMNMGYSRTGPQGPQVQQRPPYSEFGQFPGNDFMNASVGGGAGGPVGGNGPVGTGAVGSMPLGSGANVTGAGGGPGNGSITGNQFHKANVSPFPSADLIKQELFVPQSDFDLKPTLNRLQPSMGPNGPKMGPGLGGFGKTPNHQQQATSQQQQQQSQFSPYGSPGGLTNHGGSPGPGFMPGPRGSSTGPNAGPNQSSTGMGGSGGPGGPGGSGGGGGGSGGGGGGGAGGGGGGGGGGGNGGAGGTNTSGPGGNGVPNNGMPPRNNSNAGSIPAGQNSTMLQMKQTQQLHISQQGPGGHGIQVSTNCETTIARQSKRNLKTVHTVSAGQHLHLSGDLKAGVSVATQQGLFFSQQQTTQQQQNQQQHQQHQQHGQHSQHQQHAQHQQHQHQQHQHQQHQHTQHQQHSTHQQHQQHPQHQQHQQHQQHQQHHPQQAGPKQQQQVQQGKQSGANPSNIPGGMVGGQTGIGSNVGQQTTIPNASGPGLNAGSVGGNASGSGPNQNHQQNQVPNSQGSSIINEAQYTVSQSQTINFTQQTLRARQQHQSSGGVGMSNGNNGGSQHQQQQPGPGMTGQAPNQSQQQVHTSGPQAQSLSSGSTGTTGPVMGQGSATMPPGMVGAMGGPGGMGGPSGSTNNNVVIGQNANVAIGMAGGMGGPNGGGISGLNSMVSNSLATGAAAGASGINGSGIGGNNVGMMHGGLAGPVGPGSGAAGAMRHAEQMKFIQQQQQQQQMIRAQAMQQQMAAGARPPPPDYKAAQQANPAAAAAAAAMMQQQQQQMLHAGGRFPAMRRITQQPIPPSGPMMRAQHAAYMQQQQQQQLTGHGGPRGGGMVGGFGGGPGPGVGLAPGGGANGVGTNGGTGTVMGGPVQRPPNVQVGPEGMPISSQQAEWRHMMAMQQQQVNFSGTSGGSMRPGFGGPAGGQVGGPNGSGPISRMDSSVGPPGSNGNAGSISTNGGAGNSGGSANGPVMGPNGSNGTPGIPGSGSGMSAIQMQMLRQQNLSMYQGQANNSGGPMSQMQMLQQQQQQLQQQQQQQSMMNQIQMSQMHMSQTQTMSIQQQQQNQQSVMNTFTTQSTQQSTTTTMMSGSGNGGGPGVGSGANGNINSGNMLTSSGSVTTGSNSNNNGANSNNNNGSGNINNSGSGNNNGGNNNSSEFLAFLENLPVGDPNQFNAQDLLNSLDNDSFNLQDIL encoded by the exons ATGGATGCGGGGGGTCTTCCAGTATTCCCGGGTGCAAATCAGGCCAATCACCTGAACAATCTtcacctgcagcagcaacagcaacagcaatcgcaacaccaccagctctcgctgcagcagcaacagcagatgcAATTGCTAAACAATCACAACcttcatcagcaacagcaactgcCGCAACAGCTTCTACAGCAGCATCAATTGCAACAACATCACCAACAGCAACCTTTGCAACAGCTATCTCAAAGCGGGGAAGTTCCACAAAAGCGTCAGGCGGTGTTCGACAGGCTGAAGCGACGCATCGAAACTTACCGGCGGCGGCAAACCGACTGCACGCCTCGGTTTGAACAAACGTATAGTGGGATCTGCGAGCAACAGAGCCTGGAAACGACCGCACTTCAAAAGAAGTACCTTGAGCAGAAAAACAAGAGATCCctcaaaaaaacagaaaagaagcaagctgaactacaacaacaacaacaaccgacGTTGTCCGGCAATTTACAAAGCAGTGTTCATGTG CAACAAAAATTTCTCAAGCGTTCTGCTGATGATATCGATTCCGCCTCCGATTCCTATGAACCTCCGGTAAAGCTACAACACAACGGATCTGAAAATCTGACCAAATTCTCCGTCGAGATTGTTCAGCAGCTTGAGTTTACAACTTCTGCTGCTAATTCGCAACCTCAGCAGATCAGCACCAACGTAACTGTCAAGGCTTTAACCAATGCGTCCGTCAAAAGCGAAGGACCGACAGGCAATGTTGGCTCAGGAAGTGGTGTTGGTGGAACCGGAGGCGCCAATGGTATGCCaggccagcaacagcaatcaACCAGCAATCCCACACCATCACCGCATATGCACGATCTCGGCAATATTGTTGATTTTAAACAAGAGCCAGAGAATGAATTTGCGGATCTATCAGCGGCATTGGAGAAAGATGCGGCAGCTAACGGGCATTTTCCGGGGCTATCGGACTTCATTGGAGACGATACAAACGATGAAAGCGATACATTCAAGGATCTCATATCAGATCTTTCGGATTTTCAATCCGACTTTCTCGatttcgaggaaaaaccccaaccaacgATGCAACAGTCACAAGGACATCAACAGCAGTCATCACATTCGCAACAATCACAGATGCAAACTCAACTACAGCAgtcacaacagcagcagcagcatcaacaaacgcaacagaatcaacagcagcatcaatcCCACCAACAACTCTTGCAGTCACAACAGACTCAACAGCAtatgcaacagcagcatcattcATCTCATCATCAGCTGCAACACCAACAAATGCACCATCAACATTCGCAACAACAGTCGCagcctcagcagcagcagtcacaTACTGGAGCAGGACAGCAAATGGTACAAGCgctacaacaacagcaacattgCCGAACACATCCCCAACAGCATTCGCAACAACTTCAGCAACATCTTCAGCAGCAACTGCAACATCAACAAATCGAAGTGAAGCAGGAAACCTGTATCAAACAAGAGCATCCCAGTCCAGGACTGTTGGATAACATGGGTCTAAAACGTGGTGGTCCGTTACCTCCCCATCAGCAGcaatcgcaacaacaacaacagtatTCAAATGCATTTGTAGACGGAATCAGTAGCTCTGGTAGTGGAACAGGTACTGCTGGATCCATTACAAAGCAGCGAACTGGTGCTGGATATGGAAATGCTCAAAATGGCCCTATATCTGAACTTTCACCTGCAGCGCAAACACTTAAGCATATGGCagagcagcaccagcacaaaAATGCGATGAATATGGGCTACTCGAGGACAGGACCTCAAGGGCCACAGGTACAACAAAGACCGCCATATTCAGAGTTTGGTCAGTTTCCTGGCAACGATTTTATGAACGCATCAGTAGGTGGTGGAGCCGGTGGTCCAGTCGGTGGAAATGGTCCTGTCGGGACTGGAGCTGTGGGTTCAATGCCGCTTGGAAGTGGGGCTAATGTGACAGGAGCAGGTGGTGGTCCTGGAAACGGTTCGATTACCGGCAACCAATTTCACAAAGCTAACGTATCACCGTTTCCAAGTGCGGACTTGATAAAGCAAGAGCTCTTTGTTCCTCAGAGTGATTTTGATCTTAAACCCACGCTAAATCGCTTGCAACCCTCAATGGGTCCTAACGGACCAAAAATGGGCCCGGGTCTTGGCGGTTTCGGTAAAACACCAAATCACCAACAACAGGCTACgtcacaacagcaacaacaacaatcacaGTTCTCACCATATGGGTCTCCAGGTGGATTAACAAATCACGGTGGAAGTCCAGGTCCGGGATTTATGCCAGGACCTCGAGGATCTAGCACTGGCCCAAATGCTGGACCAAATCAAAGTTCAACTGGAATGGGTGGATCTGGAGGCCCTGGTGGCCCTGGCGGCAGTGGTGGCGGAGGgggtggcagtggtggtggaggtggcggaggagctggaggtggtggaggtggaggtggaggtggaggaaaTGGAGGTGCAGGCGGTACCAATACAAGTGGCCCTGGTGGCAACGGGGTGCCCAACAATGGTATGCCTCCAAGGAATAATTCCAACGCAGGATCAATACCGGCTGGACAAAACTCAACAATGCTTCAGATGAAGCAAACGCAACAGCTGCACATTAGTCAACAAGGTCCAGGGGGTCATGGCATTCAg GTAAGCACCAACTGCGAAACTACTATTGCCCGTCAATCCAAAAGGAACCTCAAAACAGTCCACACG GTTTCTGCTGGACAGCATTTACATCTCAGTGGTGATCTCAAAGCAGGTGTATCGGTCGCTACGCAGCAGGGATTATTCTTTAGTCAGCAGCAAACtactcaacaacaacaaaatcagcaacagcatcagcaacaccaacagcatgGACAACATtcacaacatcaacaacatgcacaacatcagcagcatcagcatcaacaacatcaacatcagcaacatcaacatacacaacaccagcaacactcGACACAccaacagcatcagcaacatccgcagcatcaacagcaccagcaacatcaacaacatcagcaacatcatCCCCAGCAAGCTGGtccaaaacaacagcaacaagtgCAACAGGGAAAACAATCGGGTGCAAACCCTAGTAACATCCCTGGAGGAATGGTGGGTGGACAGACTGGAATCGGTAGCAACGTTGGACAACAGACGACAATTCCGAATGCCTCCGGACCAGGACTCAATGCTGGAAGCGTTGGAGGAAATGCTTCCGGATCAGGTCCAAACCAAAATCATCAACAAAACCAAGTACCGAATTCACAAG gTTCATCAATTATCAATGAGGCGCAATATACAGTATCACAGTCACAAACTATCAACTTTACGCAACAAACCTTAAGAGCTCGTCAACAACACCAAAGTAGTGGGGGTGTTGGTATGTCGAATGGAAACAATGGTGGTTctcaacatcagcaacagcaaccaggACCTGGAATGACAGGACAGGCACCAAATCAATCTCAACAGCAAGTTCATACTAGTGGACCACAAGCTCAAAGCTTGAGTAGTGGCTCAACAGGCACTACTGGACCTGTTATGGGTCAAGGTAGTGCTACTATGCCGCCTGGAATGGTCGGTGCCATGGGAGGCCCTGGCGGAATGGGAGGTCCAAGTGGTTCGACTAATAACAATGTTGTAATTGgacaaaatgcaaatgttgCCATCGGCATGGCTGGTGGTATGGGTGGTCCAAACGGAGGCGGTATTAGCGGATTAAATTCAATGGTATCAAACTCATTGGCCACAGGTGCTGCCGCTGGTGCCTCAGGTATCAATGGATCCGGGATAGGAGGAAACAATGTCGGAATGATGCATGGTGGATTGGCGGGTCCTGTGGGCCCTGGTAGTGGTGCTGCTGGGGCAATGCGACACGCAGAGCAGATGAAGTTTatacagcagcaacagcaacaacagcaaatgaTTCGAGCCCAAGCCATGCAGCAGCAGATGGCTGCTGGTGCACGACCACCGCCGCCGGACTATAAAGCAGCGCAGCAGGCCAAcccagctgctgcagcagcagctgctgctatgatgcaacagcaacaacagcaaatgtTGCATGCTGGCGGTCGATTCCCAGCTATGCGACGAATAACACAACAACCGATTCCCCCAAGCGGACCAATGATGAGAGCACAGCATGCTGCCTatatgcaacagcaacaacagcaacagcttaCCGGCCATGGTGGCCCGCGAGGAGGAGGAATGGTGGGTGGATTTGGCGGTGGGCCAGGCCCTGGTGTTGGTTTAGCACCTGGGGGAGGTGCTAATGGTGTAGGTACCAATGGTGGAACTGGAACTGTTATGGGAGGACCAGTACAGCGTCCACCAAACGTACAGGTTGGTCCAGAAGGAATGCCAATAAGTTCACAACAGGCTGAATGGAGGCATATGATGGcaatgcagcaacagcaagtaAATTTCAGTGGTACAAGCGGTGGAAGTATGCGACCTGGATTTG GTGGACCTGCTGGTGGACAAGTAGGAGGTCCGAATGGATCAGGACCGATATCTCGAATGGATTCTTCTGTTGGACCGCCGGGGTCAAATGGAAATGCTGGATCGATTTCTACCAATGGTGGAGCTGGAAATAGTGGAGGTAGTGCTAATGGTCCTGTTATGGGACCAAATGGCTCGAATGGTACTCCTGGTATACCGGGTAGTGGGAGCGGTATGTCGGCAATACAGATGCAGATGTTGCGTCAACAAAACCTCTCAATGTATCAAGGGCAGGCAAATAACAGTGGTGGTCCTATGAGCCAAATGCAGATgttacaacaacagcaacagcaacttcagcagcaacagcaacagcaaagcaTGATGAACCAAATTCAGATGAGTCAGATGCACATGTCTCAGACGCAAACTATGTCaatacaacagcaacaacaaaaccaacaatcTGTGATGAATACCTTTACAACGCAATCGACGCAACAGTCCACTacaacgacgatgatgagcgGAAGCGGCAATGGAGGTGGTCCAGGAGTCGGATCAGGCGCAAATGGTAATATTAATTCTGGCAATATGCTCACTAGCTCCGGCTCGGTAACTACGGGTTCGAACAGCAATAACAACGGAgcaaatagcaacaacaataacggCAGTGGCAACATCAACAATAGTGGTTCCGGTAATAATAATGGTGGTAATAATAATTCATCGGAGTTCCTAGCATTTCTAGAGAACTTACCCGTAGGCGATCCCAATCAGTTTAATGCTCAGGATCTGCTCAATTCACTCGACAATGATAGTTTCAATCTTCAGGACATTCTGTAA